A portion of the Rhinopithecus roxellana isolate Shanxi Qingling chromosome 19, ASM756505v1, whole genome shotgun sequence genome contains these proteins:
- the PROCA1 gene encoding protein PROCA1 isoform X6 has product MCGRLKDCSEDSSSSRGAGPTCSHVIESPCFELTPEEQHVERFWYGWCKSYRPVSVAVIHHPLHHECGADDLNEEEEEEEQESKPPIPTQVGPATASPDLGTSMATGTPDSAAPITIWRSESPTGKGQGSKVIKKVKKKKEKEKDKEEEMDEKAKLKKKAKKGQLTKKKSPVKLEPSPPDASRSLSPRQLARMSESSPESREELESEDSYNGRGQEELSSEDILESSSPRKRENTVQAKKTGAKPSQARKVNKKKSPGLNPNLS; this is encoded by the exons ATGTGTGGCAGGCTGAAGGACTGCTCAGAGGACAGCAGCAGCTCCCGGGGTGCGGGCCCAACCTGCTCCCATGTCATCGAGTCCCCTTGCTTTGAGCTCACACCGGAGGAGCAGCATGTGGAGCGATTCTGGTATGGCTG GTGCAAAAGCTACAGACCTGTCTCTGTGGCGGTGATCCACCATCCCCTCCACCATGAGTGTGGGGCAGATGATCtaaatgaagaagaggaagaggaggagcaggaaaGCAAGCCCCCCATCCCAACGCAGGTGGGGCCTGCCACCGCCTCCCCTGACCTAGGCACCAGCATGGCCACTGGTACCCCTGACTCCGCAGCGCCCATCACCATCTGGCGCTCTGAGAGCCCCACAGGGAAGGGTCAGGGCAGCAAGGTGATCAAGaaggtaaagaagaaaaaggaaaaagagaaagacaaggaggaggagatggatgAGAAggcaaagctgaaaaaaaaagccaagaaaggCCAGTTGACTAAGAAGAAAAGCCCGGTTAAATTGGAGCCTTCCCCGCCAGACGCGAGCCGATCATTAAGCCCAAGACAGCTGGCCAGGATGTCCGAGTCCAGCCCAGAAAGCAGGGAAGAGCTGGAGAGCGAGGACAGTTACAATGGCCGGGGGCAGGAGGAACTGTCCAGCGAGGATATTCTGGAATCATCATCGCCCAGGAAGAGAGAGAACACAGTTCAGGCCAAAAAGACAGGGGCAAAGCCCTCACAAGCCAGGAAGGTAAACAAGAAAAAATCTCCAGGATTAAACCCCAACCTCAGTTGA
- the PROCA1 gene encoding protein PROCA1 isoform X5: MSITCDCKEPDKCCWKHKQCTGHIIYPFASDCVCHSLHLRSVNHCNCNSRLKDCSEDSSSSRGAGPTCSHVIESPCFELTPEEQHVERFWYGWCKSYRPVSVAVIHHPLHHECGADDLNEEEEEEEQESKPPIPTQVGPATASPDLGTSMATGTPDSAAPITIWRSESPTGKGQGSKVIKKVKKKKEKEKDKEEEMDEKAKLKKKAKKGQLTKKKSPVKLEPSPPDASRSLSPRQLARMSESSPESREELESEDSYNGRGQEELSSEDILESSSPRKRENTVQAKKTGAKPSQARKVNKKKSPGLNPNLS; the protein is encoded by the exons GCCTCTGACTGTGTCTGCCACAGCCTGCACCTACGCTCTGTCAACCACTGCAACTGTAATTCTAG GCTGAAGGACTGCTCAGAGGACAGCAGCAGCTCCCGGGGTGCGGGCCCAACCTGCTCCCATGTCATCGAGTCCCCTTGCTTTGAGCTCACACCGGAGGAGCAGCATGTGGAGCGATTCTGGTATGGCTG GTGCAAAAGCTACAGACCTGTCTCTGTGGCGGTGATCCACCATCCCCTCCACCATGAGTGTGGGGCAGATGATCtaaatgaagaagaggaagaggaggagcaggaaaGCAAGCCCCCCATCCCAACGCAGGTGGGGCCTGCCACCGCCTCCCCTGACCTAGGCACCAGCATGGCCACTGGTACCCCTGACTCCGCAGCGCCCATCACCATCTGGCGCTCTGAGAGCCCCACAGGGAAGGGTCAGGGCAGCAAGGTGATCAAGaaggtaaagaagaaaaaggaaaaagagaaagacaaggaggaggagatggatgAGAAggcaaagctgaaaaaaaaagccaagaaaggCCAGTTGACTAAGAAGAAAAGCCCGGTTAAATTGGAGCCTTCCCCGCCAGACGCGAGCCGATCATTAAGCCCAAGACAGCTGGCCAGGATGTCCGAGTCCAGCCCAGAAAGCAGGGAAGAGCTGGAGAGCGAGGACAGTTACAATGGCCGGGGGCAGGAGGAACTGTCCAGCGAGGATATTCTGGAATCATCATCGCCCAGGAAGAGAGAGAACACAGTTCAGGCCAAAAAGACAGGGGCAAAGCCCTCACAAGCCAGGAAGGTAAACAAGAAAAAATCTCCAGGATTAAACCCCAACCTCAGTTGA